TCGTTGGCCCTCGAGCAGGTGGAGGCGCTTGCGCCGCCGTCTACGTAACGACGGCGTGCGGGCCCGCTTGACCAGGCATGCAGGTATCGCTGGTGGCGGGCCCGAAAGTGAGCCGAATCCCGTTGCCGGGCGCGCTTGGCCTGTGCGGGACTCAGAACTCGAGGTCCGACCAAGGGATGTGGATCGGGAACGGGAAGTCGATGTCTATGCCGTCGGAATCTTTGGGTGCCCACTTACCGGTCAGGAGGTAGTTGGCCGGGTGCAGCGGGTGCACACCGGGTGGAAGCTGGCCGTGGGTGGTCTCCAGTGCGAAGGCGTGGACCATCGCGATGGCGCTCTTCTCGCGCTCCAGCGTCACCTCCCAGTACCAGGGGATACCCGCCTTGGCATAACGCGCCTTTTGTTCCTCCATGTCGGTCTGCGTGTTCGACGGAGACAGTACTTCGCCGACCAGCAGGACATCGGCGGCGCGAAGATCCTGGTACGCGTCCCCAAGGCAGCGGCTTATCAGGAAGTCCGGCGTCACGAAATCGGACTTTCCGGATCGGCCGAAGAATA
The DNA window shown above is from Nocardia sp. NBC_01730 and carries:
- a CDS encoding Uma2 family endonuclease, with protein sequence MSSPRVDRPALPEFMTWEELEQLPKEIAGQIELWNGRVVWLRRGPAEHQEFTNLLWSGLRRCAREEMAADPQQCWRVHTETNVFFGRSGKSDFVTPDFLISRCLGDAYQDLRAADVLLVGEVLSPSNTQTDMEEQKARYAKAGIPWYWEVTLEREKSAIAMVHAFALETTHGQLPPGVHPLHPANYLLTGKWAPKDSDGIDIDFPFPIHIPWSDLEF